The DNA region CCTCGTCGGCCCACGCATCGGTGATGCCAAGCCCGGTGGACGTCGCGATCGCGACTGCGGGTGCGGTGGCAGCCGCGCCCTTGAGAAACACACGCCGGTCATATTTGCTGCGTCGATCGATTTCTCTCATGGGTTTCCTCCGTAGTTTATTTTCTGATTGGATTAGCCGAAGCGCCCGCCGCGCTGGATCACCTCGATCTTGTAGCCGTCGGGATCCGAGACGAAGAAGAAGCGCGCCAGCGTCTTGCCGTCATGCTTGAAGTCGCGCAGCGGCCCGGGCGACAGCTTCTCTTTATCGAAGCGCGCGTGCTCGGCATCGACGTCATCGACTACGACGGCGAGATGGCCGTAGCCGTCGCCGAGCGCATAGGGTTCCTTGCGGTCGAAATTGACCGTGAGCTCGACCTCGAAAGGCGAGGAGGGATGGCGCAGATAGATCAGCGCGAAATCGCCAAATCGCAGATTGTCCGCGATCTCGAGCCCGAACGCGCGCTTGTAGAAGTCGAGCGCTTTAGCCTCGTCGAACACGCGGATCATCGAATGCACGGGTTTCGCCATTCAATTCAGCTCCTTCAGATAGGCGATGATCATGGCGCGGGTTTCCGGCTTGGCCTGTCGGTAGGCCATCACGGTGCCTGGGATCACCTCTTGTGGATTGGTCAGCCAGGCATCGAGCCTGGAGTCGTCCCAGACGAAGTCAGCCTTGGCGAAGCCCGCGGAATATTTGAATCCGTCAGCCTTGCCGGCATGGCGGCCGACGATCTTGTAGAGCGACGGCCCTTGCCGGACGGGATCCGACATGTTGGTAGCGTGGCAGGTCGCGCATTGCTGCTTGAACAGAGTCGCCCCATCGGGCGGCTTGGCGGCAGGCAACGGCATTTGCGCAGCCGCCATTTGCACTGCAAACATCGCGCTGCAAAATCCCAGCGCCAACGTCCACCTCGCACGCAGCTTTGTCATATACATTACCGCCTCTGTGCGGTGACTGTAGGAGGCTGAATTCGGCCGTTGGTAGTAGCGGGCTGTTTCACGGCAGAACAAAGCTGGGCGCTGATCTGGCGCGGAACCGATGGTTGCCGCATATGCGGACGACAAATCCGCAAAATGACCGCGAAATCCCTGCACGATCACCACACGCCGCCGCTTGCATTGCGCGTGCGCCGTTTGCGGAAAATTCAGTCTCGCACGATGGGGTTCAGGGTCGGCGTTGCAAACGGCGCACACCCGCGCCGCTCCGTCCATCGTCAATCAAAGTCCTGGAGAAATAGATGACGTTTGCAAGAACCAGCGTGCTCGCCCTTGCCATCACGGCCGCGATGGCCGGTCCCGTCCTGGCACAGGGCGCGACGACGCCGGACACCCAGCTTCGCGGCGGTGCACAGGGCAGAGGTACCATGCAGCAGGGCGGCGGCATGTCCGGCAGCGGCGATGAGGAAATGGCGGCGCAACCGACTTCGCCGACGCAAAAGAGCGGCACCAGCGCCAAGTCGGGCAACAAGGGAACGGTCGGCAGCGGCCACGCCACACCGAAGTCTGGCGGTTCCGAGATGGCGCCTGCAACCAAGAAGTATTGATCCCGCGATGATCGGATCCCGGATGCAGCGCCGCGCCTGCGCTGCGTCCGGTGCTCCCTGGAGCCTTTTCCGTTCCGATTGAATCGAAACGGGGCTCTGGATTCTAGTTTTGACGGGTTTTCTTCACGCGAACCGGGTATCCACTTCGCTCGAAAACGCTCTAAAGCGCGATGAGATCAGGTTGAATCGTCATCGCGCTTTAGCTCCTTGTTTGAGCATGATCTTTTCGGAAAACCGCTTCGCACTTTTCCGGGCCAAGCTTCAATCGTCGAGCCGTTGACTGCCGCGGCCGGCCTTGATGTCGCTGCGGCGCTTCTTGCCTTCGAGCCGGCGCTTCTTTGAGCCGAGCGTCGGCCTGGTCGGCCGCCGTGGTGTCGGCCGCACCATCGCTTCCTTCAGCATCTCGAAGAGCCGCTCGATCGCGTCC from Bradyrhizobium sp. B124 includes:
- a CDS encoding VOC family protein codes for the protein MAKPVHSMIRVFDEAKALDFYKRAFGLEIADNLRFGDFALIYLRHPSSPFEVELTVNFDRKEPYALGDGYGHLAVVVDDVDAEHARFDKEKLSPGPLRDFKHDGKTLARFFFVSDPDGYKIEVIQRGGRFG
- a CDS encoding c-type cytochrome; the encoded protein is MPLPAAKPPDGATLFKQQCATCHATNMSDPVRQGPSLYKIVGRHAGKADGFKYSAGFAKADFVWDDSRLDAWLTNPQEVIPGTVMAYRQAKPETRAMIIAYLKELN